Part of the Cryptococcus neoformans var. grubii H99 chromosome 2, complete sequence genome is shown below.
CCCGGAAGGTGCTAGCTGGAAGGGGAAGTTACGTGATCGCGGAACTTGACGTCATTATATTACTCGCTGGGTCGATGCTGATCTTCCGTCGTCATATCTCTCCTGCTATATAACTCCACTCCGAGACCTTTTCAATCTCCCCCCTTGTAGTCTCAAAACGCACGATTCCCCACCCCCCAAGAAGATCGCCCACATAACCCACGCCTACTACAACCCATCCGCATTTTACGTAGCCCACCACGGCGTCCGAAGCAGTACAATTAGGCCTCGTTGGCCTTCTCACCCGGCCAGTGATCAAGGCAGTCTTCCCCTCAGAGCGCGCAATCTCAACTTCGAACTCGAACCAAGAACAGGACAAAGACAAATCCACCCAAGCAGCCGAAGCGTCTCCTATATCAACTGGCGCTACTTCTGAGCTCTCTGCTACCCAGTGGTCTCCCACGACTCCCGGGCCACCTGTCTTGCAACCGACAGCTATCATTCCACAGGACGACTCTGCTCCTGGCCGCTCCATTCAAGAGACAGCCGAAGCCTCATCACCACTTTTAACATTTCCTGAGCCTGTCTTGAGGGAAGATCTTGCTCCAGGAAACCCAGATCTCGTCGCCGTTTCTACCACTGCCAAGGAAACTCAGATCTCTGAACAACCGATGGATAGACTTTCTAGTAAACCCGTCGACGAATCCACCCGACAACCGTCCAATATTACCTCCGCTACCCCCCAGCCCGTTGACGAAGTGGCCGAGAAGAATACTATGGCAATTATCCCTGCCAACTCTGAGAATGATATTATACTGGCCAACAGGGCCACGGGTCTCAACCTCAACGAGAGGCCAGCCAGCCGAAACACTCGCCGCAGCTCCCGTGGGAATGGGATTAAAGGTGGGGCTGGGCAAGGAGTTTGGAACCTCGAAGACGGAGAAACTAACGGAGGTAAAGGTGTATCAGATTACGTTGATCAGGATGGAGACAGGACCTCTGTGAACCGTGGCGAAAACGGTACCAACCCTGGGCTGGAATCTGTTCTGAATGCGGATCCCAAGCACTTTAGAGATGAGACATATGATGATAATGAAAGACCTGCGTCAGTGATTCCTCTGAAACTGGTGATTGTCTTATACTGATGATGGCTGTTAGCATGAATTTGCGCCCTTCTAGGTCTTACATCAAACCTATTCCTATCGTCACGACTTACGAACCTCAACTTCCCGACGGCGCATCATCTGTCAAGCGAAGGTCGGTTATTGAATCTACTCGGTCTCCCAGTTACAAACGTGCTTCTTCTCGCGCCGCCTCCATTGACAACGAGCCTCAGCAGAAGCCCATGAGCCCTAGGCGTCAAGGTTCCAAGGCTGGTTCCGTCCGTTCTAATACCTATCCTGCCGATACTCGTCCCAATGGCTATGAGAATCAACCCCCTCGTCCTGTTTCCAGGACCGCCTCTGCACGCAACCGTCACTTTGACGAGGCTGGGGCTGCTGGAGTTGGCGCTGCCGCTGGAGGGCTTGCGGTTGGTGAATTTGTCTCTCAGCAACGTCAGCGAGAGCTTCAAGGAGGCAATTCGAGGCGTAATAGTGGAATTGCCTTGCAGGATAGCGGACCTGTGCCTCGCACTACGACCTTTGAGGAGCCTTCCGACAATCAGCAAGGTCCTGGACGAACTTTATCACCTCGTCCTCAATCCGCCTTTGGTCATCGTCCCCAGCCTCAACTGCTGGCAATCAATGAGGGCCAGGGTGATTATCAACAGCAAGACGGTAGGGATTCTAGAGCGGGTGTCCTCGGTAGGAACGGTACAGTCATGAGTCGAGCCAATACTCTGGGGAGGAACGGGAATTTGTCGAGAGGTGCCAATGGAGGGACAGTTGGCAGCCGAAAAGGCGCCTTCGGTAGAGGCGCCGGCGCTAGCATTGGCACTCAACCTGAGGAGGTCCTGGGCAGGGAGTAAGTCTTGTTTCAATTCACTAGTCGAGTGAGACATCTAACATCACGATGTAGTGACATCCATACTCGTGCTGAACTTTCAGAAAGAATTCTTGATGATGccactcttcatcgcctttCCACCATGGGTACGTAACATGAATATCTTTGCTTGAGTGGTATCAACTAACTTTGACTttagagaagaaggatgctCGTCGCTTGACGAAGATCATCAAAAAGGAAGCTAAAACTGAAGCACAAGCCGTTCAGACCTCTATCAAGGAGCTCGAGCGCCTCTGCAGCCTTCAGAAGGAGGCTGCTACTGCTGAACGCAAGTCTCAGCTTCGTCTTACTAAATGGACAACAAGAGAACACAAAGCCAGGATGCGATttttgaaagagaaagagaggtATGAAAAGATTGAAGGCGAGTTGAGGAATGCCGAAAATGATTTCGAGGAGCGAAGGGATCATGCGGCGGGGTTGACAGCCCAGGTTGCTGAGAAGGTAAGCCATGCCGTGGCTAAAGCATCTCGCAGACGCTGACCAATTCCTCATAGACACAAGATCTTGATGATCTGCGAGCTCAGAAAGCCGCGGACGACCGTGAGCGAGAAGTCAAG
Proteins encoded:
- a CDS encoding DNA binding protein Ncp1, variant, yielding MDRLSSKPVDESTRQPSNITSATPQPVDEVAEKNTMAIIPANSENDIILANRATGLNLNERPASRNTRRSSRGNGIKGVSDYVDQDGDRTSVNRGENGTNPGLESVLNADPKHFRDETYDDNERPAMNLRPSRSYIKPIPIVTTYEPQLPDGASSVKRRSVIESTRSPSYKRASSRAASIDNEPQQKPMSPRRQGSKAGSVRSNTYPADTRPNGYENQPPRPVSRTASARNRHFDEAGAAGVGAAAGGLAVGEFVSQQRQRELQGGNSRRNSGIALQDSGPVPRTTTFEEPSDNQQGPGRTLSPRPQSAFGHRPQPQLLAINEGQGDYQQQDGRDSRAGVLGRNGTVMSRANTLGRNGNLSRGANGGTVGSRKGAFGRGAGASIGTQPEEVLGRDDIHTRAELSERILDDATLHRLSTMEKKDARRLTKIIKKEAKTEAQAVQTSIKELERLCSLQKEAATAERKSQLRLTKWTTREHKARMRFLKEKERYEKIEGELRNAENDFEERRDHAAGLTAQVAEKTQDLDDLRAQKAADDREREVKILALKNPAHS
- a CDS encoding DNA binding protein Ncp1; translated protein: MDRLSSKPVDESTRQPSNITSATPQPVDEVAEKNTMAIIPANSENDIILANRATGLNLNERPASRNTRRSSRGNGIKGGAGQGVWNLEDGETNGGKGVSDYVDQDGDRTSVNRGENGTNPGLESVLNADPKHFRDETYDDNERPAMNLRPSRSYIKPIPIVTTYEPQLPDGASSVKRRSVIESTRSPSYKRASSRAASIDNEPQQKPMSPRRQGSKAGSVRSNTYPADTRPNGYENQPPRPVSRTASARNRHFDEAGAAGVGAAAGGLAVGEFVSQQRQRELQGGNSRRNSGIALQDSGPVPRTTTFEEPSDNQQGPGRTLSPRPQSAFGHRPQPQLLAINEGQGDYQQQDGRDSRAGVLGRNGTVMSRANTLGRNGNLSRGANGGTVGSRKGAFGRGAGASIGTQPEEVLGRDDIHTRAELSERILDDATLHRLSTMEKKDARRLTKIIKKEAKTEAQAVQTSIKELERLCSLQKEAATAERKSQLRLTKWTTREHKARMRFLKEKERYEKIEGELRNAENDFEERRDHAAGLTAQVAEKTQDLDDLRAQKAADDREREVKILALKNPAHS